GAAATGGGATAAAAATATAAGCCCTGGGCTGATCAGTAGCATCTCCATAAATATTGCATCACCTCCAAATGCACTGAGCAAGTGAGTAGCCAGCACACTCCCAAATAACTCCAATGGTGATGAATTACCTGTCAAGGCTCTGGCTGTGGAGAATTTCCTGTGGATTCAGGTGCAGTTCTTCCTAGAATGACTTTGTCTTGCAGAGAAGTGAGAAGCCACCCTTCTGAGCTGGTGATAGTCAGAAATTTCTGTAACTTTTTCCCAAAAAGTTATTTCTAAACTTGAAAATGTTATcagaatttaaataataataacaacaacttGTCATAGCTGTTCTTTCTTGCAGAACTTGTCCATGAAGATTGTAGGGAAAGTGTTCTTTATGGGTTTGGTCAGCAAACTGAGTTCTATTTTTAAGATAAAACTATGACTTAGTGTAGCTAATGATTAATAAAACCTGTTGTGACAAGAAAGCAATGATTGCATTCTTTCTGTTAATAAATACCATTAAAAGCTCTGGTTTCTGGTTTATGGGAAGACAGATAACCAGTTTTACAGTTTGGACTAACTGTCCTTGTCCCATGTGTAGCACAGAGGCCTCTGGGCTCGTGGGGCTGCTCTGactgtcctggctctgctggggccaTGGGAGGTAGGACAGCAAATGCTTCCTAATATTAGTTGGCCTGGAATTACTTCTGTATCAGGACAGATCTGTCATTAAAGGACAAAGGGACAAAATTCAATTGCTAAATCTAGGTTCTTAGCTAAAAAATGAACAGGCTTGTTtcagagaaatgctgctgctttgctttcctttacccatttttttttagACTGTACTGCCTGCATCTTCCAGGGTTGATCAGAGGCTGCAGTTCACCCTGAAGCCTGTTGGTGGGACGTGTGTTGACCCTGGGAGCAGAAGCTGAggccctgccaggaggggctcTTTGGGAGCTTGACAGAGCCTCCTGGTCTGGTCCTGCAGGTGTGGGAGGTTCCCTCGGGGCTGGAGTGTGTGGTGCAACCAGGCAGGAGGTGCTCAGGGGAGCTGGGCCTGCCTCTGCccttcatcctcctccctgGCCAAAGGCTTTGAGGCAGGGAAAGGACCTTGGGCAGGAGCTGAGAGGGCTGCTGGCTCGTGTTTCTCTGGTAGCCCACACAGTGCTTGGGCAGTACCTGCATGTTTTGAATACAAACACACTATTTGTTCCTTGTTTGCTCAAACTAGCCTTACCAGCTTGTTGGGCTGCATCTTCATGGAAGGTTTGTACCCAAACCCACTGAAGTTTCAGATGTAATTAGTGGTGTATTTAGAGGGGGTTGCAGCTGTGGGGAGGAATGTGCCCATCTCTGGAGTTCCATGTTTGCATAGAAACCTTTAACACTCTGGAAGAAAGACAAGCAGTACTAAAAGTTGCTAGGAGAGGTGGATGTTGAGAATTTCCTTTTCCCGCAGAACTAGACAGCCTGTGGTTCCAGCCTTCCTTGTAACCTGCCAAGTCTCAACTATCTCCTCTCCatagtgtgtgtgtgcaggtacacaaacacacagatgCAAGTGTACATCTTACTCTTTTAGAAACCTCTGACTGCTGGGTGAGTACTGATTTGCAGCTGAAAACCCAGGATAACATAAGGCCTTGTCTTTCTCCTCCTAACACTCCTAAGAGCTGCCTTGTTCATCCCCTATTTACCCCATATTGCTTCCTGCCAGCTTCCAACCTCAGAATCATTATTTTGGAGATTAGAGAGAATAGGAAtggattcttttttctttaaagtcttatttgttttctgaagatGGTTTTCTCTAAAGCTGCAAGCCAAATACACTGTGTCTGCTCGCTTCCTTTGCTCCTCAGCGGCTTTTTACAGACACAGAGAGCAGTTAGCTCTAGCCAGAATATAAGAATGGAGCTGAAAATATGAAGTtcctctttttaatttaaacacaaACTCTTGTTAACTTCTGGTCTGGGACTGACATCTAATTCTAAACTGAATGCCTCAAAATAAGATTGCTACTCACAAGGAAGCATAGAAAAATAGTCCTTACTCTTCTGGATTCTGTCCCTGTTTCTTCAGGCAGGAGCATCATGCCCCCAGTTCTGCAGTAAGAAAAGAAATCTCACTGGAGACTAAGTGAATCTCCTATTTTTATGACTGCAATGGTTAAACTGTTGTGCTTAGAGCCAGCTTACAACAGATAATGTCCCCACAATGCACAGTAGTAAACAAAAGGCCTACAATATTAGCCAGGTTCATTTTGTCAGATCCTACTGATTCTTCTTGTGACTTGAAACAAATTGTTTCTGTCCTGCCTGCCCTTGCCTCTGGGCACTTTGTCTAGTTGCAGTGTGTGACAGTGGTATGAAAAGCTGGTATGTCTGTACAAATGATAGTTTGTGTCTctacaggaaaaatattctgtaaatgCTAAGTGGTTTTTATTAGATGTAGATATTGGAAGCTAGAAGCAAACAGCAGTACAGAAATAACTTCAGCATATGGATATGGTTCATATTAAATTAGACATTCACTATGCAAACTCATTTCTagtgtcttttttcttctcctggacTGTCTTTTGGACAAAATTAGCTGTAGGGCTTGGAGCTTCTTGACATGAGTTTGGCTGATCCTGCCAAATTCTTGGCCAAGATCAGTGGACCTCCCTCACTTGGCACTCAAAAGCACACAATGCTCACTGTTTGTTTCAGTTATAAGTCTTGGATATTCCTGTCAATCTGGAATTTTCCTCTGTGGAATCAGCTAAATTTCTCCACAATGTCCTTCTCTGGTTTTAGTTTGTGCTACTTGAGGCCTTTCATATTATTTGTTTCGTGCTGAAAGGAAGCTAGTCAGTcctgattttaattttactggAAGCACAAGCAAAGGAGTGGTGCTCTTGCCATTTGCTTGGACTCTGGAGTTATTCCCTTCTCAGCAGAGGTTGCTGTGAAGTCAGCACAGTGTTTGTAGCACTCAAATGTGGGCCAAGCAACAACTGTGACGTAGCAGTGTTGCGGTGAAGCTCCCAGGACAGGTTGTGCAAGCCCAGCTTTTTGCAGCCTGCGTGCACTGAGCTGTGGGAGGTGACAGGAGGAGCCTTGTCCCCCATCTGCCTGTAGTGCCTATGAAAGAATAGAAGGATGCAAATATGATCTTTTCTTCCTTGGTTCAGAACAAGTGCTGTGCAAAGGGGAGTCACCCCCTCAGCCACTGCATCAGCAAATGTGACAGAGGCAGCTTTGCCAGCACCACATTCAGGAGCTACAATGAGCAAGGCAGGCTGAACTCTGCTCTCTGCCATCGTGCACAGGGGGATGCAAAGGTGGTTGTTCTGATTCTGTGTAAAACTTACTGCCCTTAAGCTATTTATATGCATATAAATAAGAATCTAAAGCAACTTATCTTTTATTCTTGGCACAGTGCCATTCTGGTGCGCTCTCTGCTGGCATATGTTGCGCTGAAGTGCTGGAATGATTCAGCGTAGCTTTTCAGGGCTGAGTTGAATGTTCTTCTTGCACTGCTGTTCCCTGCATGCTGCTCTTCttccctgctgggagccctTCTCCCAGGAGAAGCCCTTCTCCAGCCTGCCTGCCTCCTACAGCCGTGTCATGTAGCTTGTGACAATCTGCTCTCTTGACTCGTGCTCAGCCTggttcagctgctctgtgcaagATCTCACTATTTTCCTTTGGCATTGGCATGAGACCAGCACACAAATGCTTCTGATCATGAAAATCCCATGTATGACTGCGAAGTAGCTGCCATAAATTAaaaactgggagaggaggagaaaaaggcagaacaaTTAATGAAAAACACATCAGAGAAATGCTGCTTCTTCTGAAGATGACAGTCACTCCGATTTTCTCGTGTTCTGGCAGTTTCTCTACACTTGAGTTTTTGCTTTGTGAGTAAGCAAAACCTCAGCTTTTCAAGTATACAGGAGataactgaaatgaaaaaatgccCCTTTCTTCCATTCCTTATCCTCTTAACAAACGTCAGACAGGGAGAGGGATAAGAACAggacatttttttctattagtGCAAAATGTAGAAGTACCTTCATTTCCCACATGGTCATGAATAATCTGCATGAAGAACCTGAGGTCATACTTGTCTTGCTTTTACACATTTCAGTAACTGTCACCACAATGGTTTCAGTAAATACACTGTGATTTTATATCAGTATTTTCAGCAACAGTGGCAAGGCTGAATATGTAGGACTTTATGAAGTCCCACATATTCCTGTCCTTAATTTGAAAGATTTAATGTTTGATTCAATCTTTACTCTTTGAAAGTCACTTTTGCCTTCTCTGTGCAGAGTGTGAATAGCTTTAGTCTTCTTCAGACCTATTAGAGTAGAAATCTGCCCCAGCTGAGAGCCCATCTGAGGAAATGCAAAAATCAGTAGGTTTCAGTTGACTTCAACGTGAGTGACATTGGTTTGAAGCTAGGGACACTGTTGTGAGACAGGATGTCCCATCCCAAATGAAGTGCCCAAGCTGTGGGCAGAAGACTCTATTGCACATGTTGAGATAAAGACCAGGTTTGCTCCTGAGCTGGAATCAGAAGTTACTTGCGCTGAAATAACTCAAATAATCCAGACTGTGCCTCATAGTCCTGAACTCCCATTCTGCATCTGACCAAACCAGTCTGAGCTTTTGGGAAGAGAGGATGGTGTCCCATTAACTACTAAAACCTTTGGATAGCAGGGCCTGGTTAGTTATGTTCTGGTGTATCTCCCTTTGGAAAGTAAGAGACCAGCATCTGTAATCCTAAATGCATTAAAAGGCAAAAGGGAAGAATGATGACAAATAGGGGTAAAGAATGACAAGGGAAGAACAAGATGTCTGGATTTCTATAGAAGAAAGATAATTAAGTTGTGCTTTGGCATAGGAATTTTGAAGATGACTTGGCTGAGCAGTAAATAGGAAGTAAGGTAACTACACTTACTTGAGCCTCTATGTCCAGTCCCAGGCCTCTTGAATCTACAACAACTATTGTGAGAAGGGTCTGGATCAGCAGGGCAATGAAGTTGTTGAATCCAAACATCAGGGCATAGCGCTCCATGCTCAGATTGACGGCGATCTGGAACCTAACGGGAAACTGGCAGGTCAGTCACTTCCCCTGGGAAAGCTATTGCTGTCTAGCAGTTGATGAAGAGAAAGTGAATCATGGAGATGGTGCATCAAGGACACAGGAAATGCTgcttcatttgtttgtttgcttcatTGCTttctctaaaaagaaaaaaaaaaagtctggggTACCATAGTgtattttaatggtttttttttaactacatgGGCTGCTTTTCTAACCCCTCCTTTCAGATGATCAGGTAGAATGTCAGCTCTCTGTACCCTTCCCCTTTGCTCCTTCTCTGCCTGCACAGACTGTGCCAGACAGGCTGTAGAGAGTCCATGCTGGAAGCTTTCAGAGACCTGGCCAGGCAAAGCAGTGACTTGCTCTGGCACTGGAAGCAGttctgccctggctgggaggtCTCTCTGGGTATCTTCTAACCAAGCTTTCCATGGTAATGAGTCACATTTTGCTTTGTGATTTGACAGTGAAGGTAACATGCTGCTTACTTCTGTCAAGAGCCTGTAGTTTTTTACTTGCAATATCTTTTATGGCAATAATCAAAACGCCTTTCTTAGCAATATATACCTGCAAAGTTTCTATACAAACAAAAGGGTGTTATTCCTTCAGGACTCACTTTCAATGATTTTAGCTTGGGagttttttttcaagattttactttgttggggttttttttagaatatATTGAAATAGTCCAGGTGTAATTAACTATAATGTAGTAACAATCTACCAAAATGACAAGAGCTCACTTGACTTCCTTCAAGATAGGCATAATCTTTGCCATGCATTATAATGttagcaattttttaaaatggtatCTGATTAATTTTGGAGTTTGACACAAAATGCATCCGatatttttgttaatgaaaTAGTGTGGTATGTCTAAAGACATTCCAAGCAAGAAAATGACTGGAGCAATAACATTTCATATTTATTACACAGGATGAAATATTTGttgttaatattatttttacatttctatttctgtcaACAGAACAGCTTGGTCTCCTATAAGATCTTGTCTGAGTTTATATGTCCTATGTTCccttttattccttctttaCATCTTAATATCATTAATGATTATATGTATAAAATTATGTTGGGGTACACTTTATGTGGAGTCTTTTCCTGCATTCATGCAGGTCATGGCATGCTAAAAGGTTCATCAGTAGGGGGTCTAGGCATATGGTGATCCTAAAGGATGGCTGTCAGGGTATGCTTGTCCCTATCGTTCACTTTGCGTCTTTCTTGCCAGGAAAAGTGCCTTGTGCCTTGTTAAATTTCTGCTTAGGTAAATATTCAATGTCCTTTtgacaatttttctttcctggttgTTTGGAAGAATGAAAACAACCAGACATTTAAGTGTTCTTGTCCTTACCTAAACAGTTATGTCAAGCATTAGGTCAGCTACCTCTGAGGAAAAGGATGCCCAAAGCAAACTCACAGTAGGGTCAGTGTTCTGTGCATGATGGCAGCATGGTGATGTTCTGTACTTACGTTGCTATTGTCAGGAGGAGCACATAGCATGCCTTGAAAATGAGATATCCAGCATAACATGCCCAGATGCTGGTAGAGAAGTGCATGAGAAACAGACAACCAGCATCTATTGCAGAGAAGATCCCTAAAGCCAGTTCTCCAAAATGGTCCCAGTTAATCTGCACATATTGTACTAGGAAAGATGTTACTGAGcctagaaaaagagaaaaaatatgtgTAAATGACCAAGTCCTGCCACACTCACATGCCAAAAGGCAATGCTAAATAATGAAGCAGAGTAGTCTGAAGTTTGAAAGCATTTCTGATGActtctgcagctgtgcagaTGACCAGTCATTTTAAGACAACTGCATATATCAAGTCTCTGCCATCCTGTTCTTAGTGTTTTATTCCACTTCACAGGATAAATTTACTGTAATGTAGGAGGATTCATTATTTAAGTGTCTGTACACAGCATGGCTCTCTGGGGAGAGAATTAGGAACATGGTTTGGAGTTCAAGAAGGAAATACTTCCACCTTCTCCTAGTTAGGCTAGTAAACCTTCTATTGaacagctgagctctgtgcacctCATAGAGGGGGTAAACTGtcaaaaaagtgatttttgagGCATCAAGGAAGTATATCCAAGGAATGAGAAAGGATAGGTTTGCTTTTTGTGGGCCTCCTAGAAGACGCATCTGTTGCAAAGTTAAGCCACCTGACTGCCCATCTTAGGGGTCCCAGACCCTTTTAAAAACTTCTATACATTATATTTAAAAACTTCTATACTTATACACTGAGAACTAGGCAAGTCCATAAGAGAGAGAAATTCATCAAGGAGTAGATACTACAGGAGGTCTTCAACTTCATGATTCACGTGGTCTCTTTAGTCGCCTGCTGCAAGAGTGGTATCTGTTTCTCCTTAAAGACAGTAAGGGTGACCTGAATGACTAGGTGTGGTGcagatgtgtttatttttcctgataaaACACATCCCCACATCTTGTGCAAGTTCTTTACAACAGCATCACGTGAGCCAAGGCAGGGTGGTATCCTCTGATGTTACCTTTTGATAACCTCACTTTGCATGTGTGATGCAAGCATCTGCTCCTGGTACAAAAATGGAAAGGTTCACATGAGTATTGTAAGGATTCACAgggtcttttttcccctgaaaatcTTTGTATCATGCAATGActaaagtttttctttttgtctggtTGCACAAAGGTATttcactagaaaaaaaaaaatttaaatgagaCGATTATGTTCTTTTTGTGTAaaatttttacagaaaacttCTCCCTGATAGCATTGTTATGGGAACGGTGCAATAtttgttttgggggaaaaaacccaacatccAATAGCCTCATCCAAAGAAACAGGGGTGCTTCTGAATGGATTTACCAGCTAGATGCAATGTCTGTGTGACTTGCACACTTTATACACACTAGTAAAATACAGTTATTTGTCTGCTACTAAAGAAGAACCAACATAACTCACATTTGAACTGCAGCACATCAAAGACCTAGGTCTGGAATGCACAGGGTGTGCACTGGCTCCCTGGAGCGCCTGCAATGGAATGGCACTTGGAAAGTTTACTAAAGTGAAACTTCAGAGGCTGTCATTGTGATCAATGTTTAAACACTGACTTACTCAGAAACGTTGCTATTGCTTCGACAGCTCCGTTGTACACTGCGGAGCTGTGCGAGGGGGCTCGCAGGTCCCACAGCACCTGGACATAATTCAGCACCTGGTTAAAGCCGGCCGTGGCCAGAGCCCACCACAGGGACCAGCAGAGGAGCTTGAGGGAGCTGTAGCAGTCCCTcaggtccctgcccagctgcagcagcacgcTGAGCCCGTGCCTGTGgggcctggcactgccagcctggggctgggggctcggggccctggcagcaggatcAGGGCTCCTTTCCTCTTGGCAGCTCGGGGCCCTGCGGGCAGCGCCCACGGCCAGCCCCTtgccaggccctggcacagcctcaggGGCATCTTTCCCATGGAAGAACATGCTCCTCTGGGGCATGGGCAGGAAGAAGGCACACAGGAATGCCAGGGACACGGAAGCCAAGCTGATGGCGTTGAGGTAGAAGTAGGAGACATCTGCTAAGGACACCAGCAGCTGTCCCAGCACGGCGGCCACGGTGGCTGCCACCAGAGTGACACTCCTGCAGTAGCTGGTGACCCTCTGGTAGTGTTGGGTGCTGACCACGCTGTAGATGTAGGCGTAATAGGCCACCTCGGTGGCTGTGACCATGCCATAGAAGAATTCCACCAGCTGCATGGCCACCACTCCGCgtgcaaagagcagcaggagccacgTGACGATGAGGCTGAtgccctgcaggaggaggacgGGCTTGTAGCGCACGTAGTCTGTGAGCAGGAACACTGGGAAAAGGAGAGCCAGGTACGAGTATGTCCAGACTGGCAGAATCTGGTTGGTAACCtagaacag
This portion of the Haemorhous mexicanus isolate bHaeMex1 chromosome 10, bHaeMex1.pri, whole genome shotgun sequence genome encodes:
- the LOC132331677 gene encoding thiamine transporter 2-like isoform X1, which translates into the protein MGCWKQEKIGTWAFPTLILCLYGFFYMMKPSEPFLTPYLTGPDKNLTTEEVTNQILPVWTYSYLALLFPVFLLTDYVRYKPVLLLQGISLIVTWLLLLFARGVVAMQLVEFFYGMVTATEVAYYAYIYSVVSTQHYQRVTSYCRSVTLVAATVAAVLGQLLVSLADVSYFYLNAISLASVSLAFLCAFFLPMPQRSMFFHGKDAPEAVPGPGKGLAVGAARRAPSCQEERSPDPAARAPSPQPQAGSARPHRHGLSVLLQLGRDLRDCYSSLKLLCWSLWWALATAGFNQVLNYVQVLWDLRAPSHSSAVYNGAVEAIATFLSSVTSFLVQYVQINWDHFGELALGIFSAIDAGCLFLMHFSTSIWACYAGYLIFKACYVLLLTIATFQIAVNLSMERYALMFGFNNFIALLIQTLLTIVVVDSRGLGLDIEAQFLIYGSYFAVIHGIFMIRSICVLVSCQCQRKIVRSCTEQLNQAEHESREQIVTSYMTRL
- the LOC132331677 gene encoding thiamine transporter 2-like isoform X2 is translated as MGCWKQEKIGTWAFPTLILCLYGFFYMMKPSEPFLTPYLTGPDKNLTTEEVTNQILPVWTYSYLALLFPVFLLTDYVRYKPVLLLQGISLIVTWLLLLFARGVVAMQLVEFFYGMVTATEVAYYAYIYSVVSTQHYQRVTSYCRSVTLVAATVAAVLGQLLVSLADVSYFYLNAISLASVSLAFLCAFFLPMPQRSMFFHGKDAPEAVPGPGKGLAVGAARRAPSCQEERSPDPAARAPSPQPQAGSARPHRHGLSVLLQLGRDLRDCYSSLKLLCWSLWWALATAGFNQVLNYVQVLWDLRAPSHSSAVYNGAVEAIATFLSSVTSFLVQYVQINWDHFGELALGIFSAIDAGCLFLMHFSTSIWACYAGYLIFKACYVLLLTIATESNEANKQMKQHFLCP